CTATAGTGTCTTGTACACTTTATGGTCTAAGatctggcattagaaatatatagcCTCATCTGCTATTTATTAGTAATAAccaataaatgatagataatattgaCACACTGTAAATAGGTTGCCTTGTTTGGCAAGACACATTTTTCACACAAAATCttggaaaccatgaactagatcaaaggcaggcttaatacagttaaattaagcatgaAAAGGCTTTCTTTTGACACATTACGACTAAACTGATTagggtatataaatatacattactaAGCTGTTTATATCTGGCGTGAAAGCAgacaacctttactttttcttttctattaactagtgtacgatttttttaattaaccaatgagggaagaagattaaataaattaaaaaataataataatcttctaATACTACCCGACCGCAATTTAACttggcaacctatgtgcaatgactcaatgtaaatattttttatcatatatttcatattccaaataaataacagatgagggtatatatttcttatgccggttCTCGTACTATTAGGAATGTAAAACGTCGTGTGAACTCGAATATGTAGATtgtactataaattaaaaaatgtaaaaaaaaaccgagTATTAAGAagtcatataattattatcattttattttgcataatatcaggtaaataaaataagtgttAAAGATATTCTGAAGTTGGAATTAAGTTATACCTAATgtagttttttaataagtatgtttttagggttccgtgtgAAGGGCTTCACCGAAGAGGCAGGGAGGGTTTTCATTCATCCTCCATATTATTGTAACCCTCCCTCCGCGAAGGGAATGACAGGCTGACGCTCTTGTTCCGTACCTCAAATAGAACCCTTATTAGtctattgaatagaagcaggcgttactttgcggaagttcatcatgaatagataataaaaatatttattttgctatcatccgcgaaaagtcgatgAACccaagcgacaacgtcacccaggtcctacatagcacgttgtagagtcaacatctcctgaggatgctccgatctcggggtgaaacgtacgtagagagtattttgtagCACTGggtctgggtgacgttgtcacatgggttcgtcggctttttgcggatgatagcaaaataaattgaaaaaattatctatgccttatttgtctgtctgtcaagaacTTTTATATCAGAAACTTCTAAAATCATTAGACTTGACAAGAAGCAATGTTTTGCATCACACATAATTAAAACCACTATAATAGTTCTTGCTAACTAGTTTCAGGCAGGCGTTTTATAGTAGTATTCAATTTGTATTAGAAACGTCAGTCACTATCTATCattgtataaaacaatattaaaataaatattattagacgCCCTTAGATaatcgttccgcccatctactctgcttctgctaCTCGCAAAGCTTAAGTGGCTTTCAATACGGGGAAATACgggaatatatatatagcctataaccttcctcgataaatgggctatctaacacagaaataatttttcaaatcggaccagtagttcctgtgatcaacgcgttcaaccaaccaaacaaacaaccaaattttccagtttcataatattaatatagatatgcAAAATGCATTTAACAGTAGTCCAAAGTCCTAAGCTAAGCTTGTTCCCCAGAGTAATTTTTCGTTAGATTAATTTTCAGTGTTACGAAATCTTTAGTAATTTCCTTCATAACATTATTGTACAGGACCCTCCGTTAGCGATCCCGACGTCTCGCACTTCCTTGCTTTTTTTTGTTGAGATAAAAAAGTAACAGTCATGTCAATGATAAGGCACTTTATGTATCAGTTATACCTATTTCGAATCAGTTTGACAAAATTGCGGACATTGCCTGCATGTTAATGCAACAAGTTAAGTTGCGCCACAAGTTGCAAAACTTGGCAAAAGTAACGCAATCTACAATCAGAATTTAGATCTTAAAACTTGGCCAAGTGGCGAGCGAACCCCAACACGGATGTAGCCGTGACTAAGAAGCCAATTGAGTTTCCTTTTAGTTTAATCGGCAACTGGTTTTAGGTGTCGGAAAATTGTAACAGTTATTATAACTGAATGGTTTGggatacaaaattaaacaatttaaattgtCATGTTGTGTTTGAACTTTTATTCCGGTTCCGACTCTCGTAGTACCTACAAAACTTGAACACTGATAGGATCATTTGCGTGTCAGTTTGTTCGTCCGTCGCAGTAAATATTTTCCGAatttactgaaccaaattattttatactacgtTATAGTTGACATTAGCGTATCAAGGATTATTTCCTAAAGGGGGTCTggcccccgacatcaagtctattattagtattataatagaattccatattggTAGCTcggaatcctagggtgggcacggcccacccggcccccCTCCTATGTAGCGTACGGTAACGTATGGTTTGCGGAACAAGGGATTGATCAATCTGATGTTCAATGAAATGCCAATAACAAAGCAACACGTAACAGGACATGTCAGGTACATTTCGTACAATTTTCTACCAAGCTCCCGTCCACCTAGGACCTCGTGTTAGGCCTCGTGTGCTTCTAGTTTCACCGGCAACAAAAAATACCCTTAAGACTTGTAAACAACTCTAACAGTATAGTATGCAATTAGTAATGATTTCAGAGATTGGATTGGGTTGATTCCCAGGTCGGGTCtattaatatcatcatcttcatctcAGCCGATGGgtatcatcaatcatcatcattcaactGCTGCTGatttctaaacatcacgatcctgagccgcctgcatccagcgaatccctgcgactcgcttgatgtcgtcagtcaacctggtggggggtcgaccaacccaacactgcgcttcctagtgtggggtcgccattccagcatcccgggaccccaatgtccatcgtcTATTAAGGATTTTACATTTCCTAAATTGGCTCACCCTACCTTTGAACTCCTACTTGAACTTGAACCAAGTTAGCCCTCATCTAAAAGAAATCTACGTCCATCCAAACTCATAATTCAAGTTAAACTAAATGAGCAAGCGTCCTTTAGATAAATACTTAGGTACAAGTCCGATTACTCCATACCTGTAAAAGTGCTTTGCTTTTACAATTTGGGCCACTCGTCCACATCCGGCGCGAGCATCGCAGTTCCATTGAACCATCTGTGTGGCGAACTTTCATACATCGGCACTTTAATAGTGAATAATGAATTATAACCGGTACGTCGAGGATTTGCGCGCGGCAAAGGTCAATGATCATCTGTAGATCCGCCTCGCCGCCCCCGTGACCCTGTCCTGTGCTGGCGCCAACACAAGTAAATGTTGACTATCGATTGCTGTGGGAACTTAATGGTTTGATCGATGTTTTCTCGAGCTGATAAATGATGTGTGCTATATGAAAGAAACCTACTttggttttataattattgccCTACTGTGGCTACTCCATAATCCCCTCTCCAATTAGGATGAAGGCGTGGCGTGTCAGCTGTTGAAATAAgctaatgatgattttataagTTTAGTAATTAAATCTCAGCAATTAAATTAGATGGTAGCTTATAATAGTTGATGCAATTTCAGAACTCCTGGCTCATAATACcttaagggttcatttacacgagcagctaCTGCTAACTGcactcgactgcagtcgtcggtagcagttgccagctgccgttggcaacgtgctgctcgtaTAAATGCTAAGCCACATAACATCAAGTACTATAATACTGTGTGCCTTCAACTTCAACTGTATGTccatcatttaaataaatagtttgtaaACTCACTGGATTTTCCCTAAAAACTATGACttgccaaaaaaaatatttggcttAGGGAATCTAAAGTAAACTTTCACAAGAACACGTTACCGCGCCTATCTATGGCGGATTGGCTTGTTCAACAATTAGATGTCACCGATAACCAAGATGgcgattacaacaataataatttagtttgttGTTGACAGAAATATGTGGAGTCGTCGTTGGGCTGGGCTGGTGAACGCGGCGAGGATTCGAGCTACGACTCGGAGTGCGAGGACGACGGCGGGCACCGCGCCGCCTCGCGCACTCCCTCCGACACGCTCGCGGCGGAGTTTGCGGAGTATGTCACCCTCGCGCCGCCGCAGCCTAACCAGGTATGGAGTCAATATTAAACTTTTTGGGATTACCTTATCGCGCGTTACATGCGCTTGAAACACGCACAATAATCAAAATGGGACAGGCTTACCTTCGCTGTTCCTGCGCTGCGGTCATCGGGACGAAAGCACGGCGTCGCACAGCCGTAACTGAGTTGGCGCCTGGGTGACGTCAACGCGATGTACAACTAATACATTCCCAACTATATGATCACACgacgcgtttttaaaacacgatgcTTTTTTTTCGaccagtgttgcattttcaattttgggcgttggaaatagaccttcttTTAACTTCATACTTTGCCATCAAGCGATCATTGTGCAAATGGGATTCCTTTTCGAGTTGATTGAATTTTTGCGCATTGACGCTGTAATTACATGATCGATAATGTAGGTTAGTATATCTAATACCTTCCTTTTTTAGATGCGTGCGTAGAGTCGCGGGCAAGATGTGTTAAATCATGTTGTGATTATACTTCTCGATAACTCCATGTACAtttaacaattaacaataattaatatatagattGTAAGACacgtattttaataaaaaatattttcgctCAAATTAGAATGAGTTGATAAAATATgcaattattgtttaatattgcATAATCCGTAGGTATAAATTATCAAGTTTAACTCTGGCTATAGGACAACTATAGGTAAATGCAGTTCTTATATTATGGTTTTGCTGATACTTGTACGAAAAACTACTTATTGTTATTCATtaatatcatctatactaatattataaagctgaagagtttgtttgtttgtttgattgaacgcgctaatctcaggaactactggtccgatttgaaaaattctttcagtgttagatagcccatttatcgaggaaggctataggctatattttatgcccgtattcccacgggaacgggaaccaagcgggtgaaaccgcgcggcgtctacttgTCAGGTATAAACGGTCCCTTCCGATACGGTGGTAGTCTTTAGAAATACTTTACGTTTCTAAATTTTACACTACctactacttgaaataaatgaattttgatcttGATTCCGTATTTTTCTTTCTAGGCCAAAATAGAGTTCGCAGTGAAGCTGGGTTACTCTGAGCGACTAGCCAGGACCGCGCTACAGCGGCTGGGGCCCGACCCCCCCCGCAACGAGTTGTTGGCCGAGCTCATCAACCTCGCATCCAAGAGACCTCCGCGCTTGCCCTCCCCCCCGCCGCCCATCGAGCCGGAGCTCCTCCCGGACCGCGCTCCGCTGAGACACATCGTTATAGATGGCAGCAATGTTGCTATGAGGTAAGGGAaccttgttttttttctctacaggttagcccttgactacagtctcacctaatggtaaatgatgatgcaatctaatatggaagcgggctaacttgttaggagtaggatgaaatccacactcctttccgtttctacacgacatcgtacgggacgctaaatcgcttagaagtacgtctttgtcggtagggtggtaactagccacagccgatgcctcccaccagccagacctgaaccaattaagaaaaaagaaCTTTTTTCATTATCAGTTATTAGCCATATCCACCAAGGTTGGCGAGCTGGTAATGTTTGACCGAGTAACGATGTTAATCATAATTCCTATTTCCTCCATATAGGGGAGAGCATTTGGAGTTTAAACCCACTAAGGTTAGTTAACGGGCTGATAATGCTTGACTATGTAacgatgttaatgataatgttcGAGGCAAGGAGAAGGACACTAACAGTCTGACTTTGAGCTGCTACTGACAATTTCTCAGAAGAATAGTCCGACCCATATACAAGTCACTAGATCAATGcggatttttttagttttaatctgAAAAGTACAATGAGGTTCAAATTAATAACAGATGCTCAAGTGTGAATCCCTGAATCTCTACGTAAAACGCAACACAGTCAAAAGATAGATAAAGATTAATGCCGCATATATTGACGTTTAGAGAATCAAAATTTATTGGGTGCTTCCCTCTATTAAACCTTGAACCATTAAGTTTCTCCATCAATCCAGGTTTGATTAGAAAAAATGTTTGGTTTCATAACTTTACGAATGTTACTAAATTATGTTTAAGTTTATTCAGAACCCTCGGTACCTATTTTTATGCTTATTAGATAATACTCCAGCCAACCGGGCGTGCGATACGGACGAATGCGAAGATATTTGGCTGTTTATTCAAATAGCATTTTGTTaattcaagttaattttttttttcagccaCGGAAATAAGGAGGTGTTTTCATGCAGGGGTATCGAAATATGCGTGGACTGGTTCCGGGCAAGGGGCCACAAGGAAATAACGGTGTTCGTGCCGAAATGGCGGAAGGAAGCCTCCCGTCCCGACAACCCAGTGGCCGACCGCGACGCTCTCGAGCGACTGGAAAGAAATCGCGTACTCGTTTACACTCCTAGCCGCCTTTTGGGGGGAAAACGACTCATTTGCTACGACGACAGGTACATCGTACGACTCGCGGCCGAGACTGACGGAATCGTCGTCTCCAACGACAACTACAGGGATCTTGCTGCGGAGAGTCCTGAATTCCGAAAGGTAGTCGAGGAGCGGCTGTTGATGTTCTCATTTGTCAACGACAGATTCATGCCTCCGGACGATCCGCTCGGCAGATCGGGGCCAACTTTGGACGCGTTTCTCCGCGCGCCGCCGTCCCGCAGCGATCCGCCGCCCGCCTGCCCCTACGGCCGCAAGTGCACGTACGGCAACAAATGTAAGTTCCACCACCCGGAGCGAGCGGGGCGGCCGCACAAATCGGTCGCAGAGAAACTGTCGGAGCGCGCTGCGCGTAAAGCGCGCGATTTGCACACGTTGAGTCTCCCTCCGGGCGGAAGGCCCGTCGATACCAAGAAACCTCTAGCGCGAGCTCACTCCGCGACGCCGCGGCTGGCGGACATGAGTCTCGTGTCACATTTCGATCGCGCGCAAATTCCTGGACCGTCGCAACCTCCGCCGGATCCGAATCCGCATCGAAAACTTGCCCGACAACTCACTTTGAACCCGAACTGTGACCCGCGGCTTCATTCTGCAGCCGCTCGCGTGTCGTCCGCGCCGGTCGGTGCGGCGGCCGCCATAGCTCCTCGTATGACGGGAATTTCCCTCTCGCCTTGCGCTTCCGAAGGAGCGCTGCAGCATTGGGAAGCGAGGCGACGGATGCATTTCCACTTGGCGGGAATATTCCCCGAAGCGCAAGTCACAGAAGCGATGGCCACGTACCCGGACGAGACGGACCCGCAAAAGATGTGCGCCATCCTTCTAGACCGATACAGACCGAGCGAGTCCACTT
This window of the Bicyclus anynana chromosome 19, ilBicAnyn1.1, whole genome shotgun sequence genome carries:
- the LOC112045239 gene encoding probable ribonuclease ZC3H12D isoform X1 is translated as MSKEPQLFISVPRSCLKTFYNKYLNLVETFYYVTLSENKSGDTSEKPEFVYFNVVINLTPTDNSFKPRDLIDRIQKYVESSLGWAGERGEDSSYDSECEDDGGHRAASRTPSDTLAAEFAEYVTLAPPQPNQAKIEFAVKLGYSERLARTALQRLGPDPPRNELLAELINLASKRPPRLPSPPPPIEPELLPDRAPLRHIVIDGSNVAMSHGNKEVFSCRGIEICVDWFRARGHKEITVFVPKWRKEASRPDNPVADRDALERLERNRVLVYTPSRLLGGKRLICYDDRYIVRLAAETDGIVVSNDNYRDLAAESPEFRKVVEERLLMFSFVNDRFMPPDDPLGRSGPTLDAFLRAPPSRSDPPPACPYGRKCTYGNKCKFHHPERAGRPHKSVAEKLSERAARKARDLHTLSLPPGGRPVDTKKPLARAHSATPRLADMSLVSHFDRAQIPGPSQPPPDPNPHRKLARQLTLNPNCDPRLHSAAARVSSAPVGAAAAIAPRMTGISLSPCASEGALQHWEARRRMHFHLAGIFPEAQVTEAMATYPDETDPQKMCAILLDRYRPSESTLPRPAH
- the LOC112045239 gene encoding probable ribonuclease ZC3H12B isoform X2, which encodes MYAIENCQKYVESSLGWAGERGEDSSYDSECEDDGGHRAASRTPSDTLAAEFAEYVTLAPPQPNQAKIEFAVKLGYSERLARTALQRLGPDPPRNELLAELINLASKRPPRLPSPPPPIEPELLPDRAPLRHIVIDGSNVAMSHGNKEVFSCRGIEICVDWFRARGHKEITVFVPKWRKEASRPDNPVADRDALERLERNRVLVYTPSRLLGGKRLICYDDRYIVRLAAETDGIVVSNDNYRDLAAESPEFRKVVEERLLMFSFVNDRFMPPDDPLGRSGPTLDAFLRAPPSRSDPPPACPYGRKCTYGNKCKFHHPERAGRPHKSVAEKLSERAARKARDLHTLSLPPGGRPVDTKKPLARAHSATPRLADMSLVSHFDRAQIPGPSQPPPDPNPHRKLARQLTLNPNCDPRLHSAAARVSSAPVGAAAAIAPRMTGISLSPCASEGALQHWEARRRMHFHLAGIFPEAQVTEAMATYPDETDPQKMCAILLDRYRPSESTLPRPAH